A single region of the Chiroxiphia lanceolata isolate bChiLan1 chromosome 22, bChiLan1.pri, whole genome shotgun sequence genome encodes:
- the PRDM2 gene encoding PR domain zinc finger protein 2 isoform X3 produces the protein MKDSKEGHKEEDETPSASAVLSLEQTAVIQEMVNQDVLPKLMIPSPTNEPQVVTEDKQGEAINCASDDLDDDEEEEDEEEEDEEEMEDTNMPKENAEMPLMCEEKLDSLEEQKSTSEESPENSPKKKLVVKIPKARGESNGDVQETFMFPCQHCERKFTTKQGLERHMHIHISTLNHAFKCRYCGKAFGTQINRRRHERRHEAGPRRKPFLTLTSSQHLDNVADNQVIVDDGLKDDLNVPGLVQDSVVLDSEKASQETSNSAFAEENKEPKELHPCKYCKKVFGTHTNMRRHQRRVHERHLIPKGVRRKGFFTEEPPLPTEPAPSVQSVYIASTEIEEEGEVDDVYIMDISSNISENLNYYIDGKIQSNSSTSNCDVIQMESNPADLYGLNCIISPVTVEISSNIKVTQTHVSEPPKEPSSSGSNESKKRRTASPPLVPKIKTEIDPEPITPTSSLNLPLSISTESLSFHKEKGVYLSSKLKQLLQTQDNKKITPSSEIPKLGPSVTSSPILPPVSSRFKRRTSSPPSSPQHSPVLRDFVKSGEGKAVWNDSIRSSKMPKLESHSSSPAWSLTGREDKETLSPHCYEEYKISKDWTAAPTFGNVCNQQPLDLSSGVKQRSDVKSKTQVPWESVLDLSVHKKPCSDAEVRECKENSIQPTCSGVKKKKPTTCMLQKVLLNEYNGTDAAPEDALGGNGSASPGKAPEPQAEPDVDPGLSASSSTDTQPLNSSASPVPQAPTVPPVCQLPPLLTPTNPPSPPPCPPVLTVATSPPPLLPTMPLPIPDVSASATNTSSCPSPLSNTTTQSPLPVLSPTVSPSPSPVPSVEPLISAASPGPPTLSSSSSSSSSSSFSSSSSSSSPSPPPLSVVSSVVSSADNLESSLPIIKQEEAENEQQKAREDPHTSSDSGVVQETFNKSFVCNVCESPFLSIKDLTKHLSVHAEEWPFKCEFCVQLFRDKTDLSEHRFLLHGVGNIFVCSVCKKEFAFLCNLQQHQRDLHPDKECTHHEFESGTLRPQNFTDPSKANAEHMQSLQEDSLEPSKEEEDEDLNDSSEELYTTIKIMASGVKSKDPDVRMGLNQHYPSFKPPPFQYHHRNPMGIGVTATNFTTHNIPQTFTTAIRCTKCGKSVDNMPELHKHILACASASDKKRYTPKKNPVPLKQTVQPKNGMVVIAGPGKNAFRRMGQPKRLNFNVEISKMSSNKLKISALKKKNQLVQKAILQKKKSAQQKAELKNNPSESDSHICPYCNREFTYIGSLNKHASYSCPKKPISPSSKKNSSKKSASSSPANSDKGGNQRRRTADAEIKMQSAQTHLGKTRARTSGPAQLQLPSASFKAKQSVKFVPSMRSKKPNSSSSLRNSSPVRVSKMSHVDGKKTKVVTKNSSSGMSSKASRKLHVRIQRNNKAVLPSKSAVASKKKADRFSVKSRERIGGPITRSLQQAANAEAAENKRDESSTKQELKDFSYRLRVASRCPSSSSHNTSARQCRKSGCTSSHSFKE, from the exons ATGAAGGATTCTAAAGAGG GCCATAAAGAGGAAGATGAAACgccttctgcttctgctgtgctgtccctggaACAAACAGCTGTGATTCAGGAAATGGTAAATCAAGATGTGCTTCCAAAGCTGATGATCCCCAGTCCGACCAACGAACCACAAGTGGTAACTGAAGACAAGCAAGGAGAGGCAATAAACTGTGCATCAGATGATTTGGATGAcgatgaagaggaggaggatgaagaagaggaagatgaggaggagatggaagaTACCAATATGcctaaagaaaatgctgaaatgccTTTGATGTGCGAAGAAAAGTTAGACTCCCTGGAAGAACAAAAGAGTACGTCGGAGGAATCGCCAGAAAACTCTCCAAAGAAAAAGCTCGTGGTGAAAATCCCGAAAGCCAGAGGTGAATCCAACGGTGACGTTCAGGAAACGTTCATGTTTCCCTGTCAGCATTGTGAGAGGAAGTTCACAACAAAGCAAGGGCTCGAGCGCCACATGCACATCCACATATCCACCCTCAACCACGCCTTCAAGTGCCGCTACTGCGGGAAGGCCTTCGGGACCCAGATTAACCGGCGAAGGCACGAGCGACGCCACGAGGCCGGGCCCAGACGGAAACCCTTCCTAACCCTGACGTCATCACAACACCTGGATAACGTTGCTGATAACCAGGTAATTGTGGATGATGGTCTTAAAGACGACCTGAACGTTCCCGGTCTTGTGCAAGACTCCGTTGTCTTGGATTCTGAGAAAGCTTCCCAAGAAACGTCCAACTCCGCGTTTGCTGAGGAGAACAAGGAGCCCAAAGAATTGCACCCGTGCAAATACTGCAAAAAGGTGTTTGGAACTCACACCAACATGAGGAGGCACCAGCGCAGGGTTCACGAGCGGCATCTTATTCCCAAAGGGGTCAGGAGAAAAGGATTCTTCACCGAAGAGCCACCACTTCCCACAGAGCCGGCCCCATCGGTGCAGAGCGTGTACATAGCCAGCACGGAGATcgaggaggaaggggaagtaGATGATGTCTATATTATGGATATTTCCAGCAATATCTCTgagaatttaaattattacattGATGGGAAAATCCAGTCCAACAGCAGCACGAGCAATTGTGATGTGATTCAGATGGAGTCCAACCCTGCAGACCTGTATGGGCTGAATTGCATCATCAGTCCGGTCACGGTGGAAATTTCCTCAAATATAAAGGTTACACAAACACATGTGAGTGAACCTCCTAAGGAACCCTCTAGCAGTGGGAGCAACGAATCCAAAAAGAGAAGAACTGCCAGCCCTCCTCTTgtaccaaaaataaaaactgaaatagaCCCAGAACCTATAACTCCTACAAGTTCTTTAAATCTTCCTCTTAGCATTTCAACAGAAAGCTTAtcttttcataaagaaaaagggGTTTATTTGTCATCCAAATTAAAGCAGCTGCTTCAGACACAGGACAATAAGAAGATAACTCCATCAAGTGAAATCCCGAAACTAGGACCTTCTGTTACATCATCACCTATTTTGCCTCCAGTATCCAGCAGATTTAAAAGAAGGACCAGCTCTCCTCCCAGTTCTCCACAGCACAGTCCAGTGCTTCGAGACTTTGTCAAATCAGGTGAGGGTAAAGCTGTGTGGAACGATAGTATTCGGAGCTCAAAAATGCCAAAGTTAGAaagccacagcagctctcctgcttGGAGCTTGACTGGAAGGGAGGACAAAGAGACTTTGAGCCCTCATTGCTATGAAGAATACAAAATATCAAAAGACTGGACAGCAGCTCCAACGTTTGGCAACGTGTGCAACCAGCAGCCGCTGGATTTatccagtggtgtgaaacaaagGTCTGACGTCAAAAGTAAGACTCAGGTTCCCTGGGAGTCCGTTTTAGACCTGAGCGTGCATAAGAAGCCCTGCAGTGATGCAGAAGTCAGGGAGTGCAAAGAAAATTCCATCCAGCCAACGTGTAGTGGtgttaaaaagaagaaaccaacCACGTGCATGTTACAGAAGGTGCTGCTGAACGAGTACAACGGGACGGACGCGGCCCCGGAGGATGCGCTGGGGGGGAACGGCAGCGCCAGCCCCGGCAAAGCCCCGGAGCCTCAGGCAGAGCCCGACGTGGATCCCGGGCTCTCGGCATCGTCTTCCACTGACACTCAGCCCCTCAATTCCTCCGCTtcccctgtgccacaggcacCCACTGTACCCCCTGTGTGCCAGCTGCCCCCCTTGTTAACCCCCACCAACCCCCCTTCCCCGCCGCCCTGCCCGCCCGTGTTAACAGTCGCTACATCgcctcctcccctgctcccaacCATGCCCTTACCCATTCCAGATGTGTCTGCCAGTGCCACTAACACCTCCTCCTGTCCATCACCACTCTCCAACACTACTACCCAGTCCCCACTACCAGTTCTTTCACCTACAGtttctccttctccatcccctgtTCCTTCTGTTGAACCTCTtatttctgctgcctctcctggCCCTCCTACACTCTCTTCCTcgtcttcctcctcctcttcctcctctttctcctcctcctcgtctTCATCATCTCCATCTCCGCCCCCTCTTTCAGTAGtttcttctgttgtttcctCTGCTGATAATCTTGAAAGTTCTCTCCCAATAATAAAACAGGAAGAAGCTGAAAACgagcagcagaaagcaagagAAGATCCTCACACTTCCAGTGACTCGGGAGTCGTGCAGGAAACGTTCAATAAGAGCTTTGTGTGCAATGTCTGCGaatccccttttctttccattaaagACCTAACGAAGCATTTATCTGTTCATGCTGAAGAATGGCCCTTCAAATGTGAATTCTGTGTACAGCTTTTTAGGGATAAAACAGACTTGTCGGAACATCGCTTTCTGCTCCACGGAGTGGGCAATATCTTCGTTTGCTCCGTCTGTAAAAAggaatttgcttttttgtgcAATTTGCAACAGCATCAGCGGGATCTCCATCCAGACAAGGAGTGCACACATCATGAGTTTGAAAGCGGGACTTTGAGACCCCAGAATTTTACTGATCCCAGTAAGGCCAACGCGGAGCACATGCAGAGCCTGCAGGAAGATTCCTTGGAACCTTctaaagaggaggaagatgaagatCTAAATGATTCCTCTGAAGAGCTTTATACTACTATAAAAATAATGGCTTCTGGCGTGAAATCTAAAGATCCAGATGTTCGTATGGGCCTCAATCAACACTACCCGAGCTTTAAACCACCTCCCTTCCAATATCACCATCGCAATCCTATGGGTATCGGAGTTACTGCCACAAACTTCACCACCCACAATATTCCTCAGACTTTTACTACTGCCATTCGATGCACAAAATGTGGGAAAAGTGTCGATAACATGCCCGAGTTACACAAACACATACTGGCCTGTGCCTCTGCCAGTGATAAAAAGAGATACAcacctaaaaaaaatccagtgccCCTCAAACAGACAGTGCAGCCTAAGAACGGCATGGTGGTTATAGCTGGGCCTGGGAAGAACGCCTTCAGACGAATGGGTCAGCCTAAAAGACTCAATTTCAATGTTGAGATTAGCAAAATGTCCTCCAACAAGCTAAAAATAAGTgcattgaaaaagaaaaaccagctTGTCCAGAAAGCTATCCTGCAAAAAAAGAAGTCTGCCCAGCAGAAGGCGGAGTTGAAAAATAACCCGTCCGAGTCGGACTCTCACATCTGCCCCTACTGCAACAGGGAGTTCACCTACATCGGGAGCTTGAACAAACACGCCTCGTACAGCTGTCCCAAAAAACccatctctccctcctccaaaaAGAATTCTTCCAAAAAAAGCGCGAGTTCCTCTCCCGCGAACAGTGACAAAGGCGGCAACCAGCGGAGGCGAACGGCGGACGCGGAGATCAAGATGCAGAGCGCTCAGACCCACCTGGGCAAGACCCGAGCACGGACCTCGGGGCcggcccagctccagctcccctcGGCCTCCTTCAAGGCCAAACAGAGCGTGAAGTTTGTACCTTCCATGCGCTCTAAAAAGCCAAATTCGTCTTCGTCCCTGAGGAACTCTAGTCCTGTAAGAGTATCTAAAATGTCCCACGTGGATGGGAAAAAAACTAAGGTGGTCACTAAGAACAGTTCCTCTGGAATGTCCAGCAAAGCGTCCCGGAAATTGCACGTCAGAATACAAAGGAATAATAAAGCTGTTCTGCCAAGTAAATCTGCTGTGGCAAGTAAGAAAAAGGCAGACAGGTTCAGTGTAAAGTCTAGAGAGAGGATTGGGGGACCCATCACGCGGAGcctgcagcaggcagcaaacgcagaggcagcagaaaacaaaagagatgaAAGCAGTACAAAGCAAGAGCTAAAAGATTTCAG